The proteins below come from a single Gossypium raimondii isolate GPD5lz chromosome 2, ASM2569854v1, whole genome shotgun sequence genomic window:
- the LOC128034686 gene encoding uncharacterized protein LOC128034686: MSDPKRDGSTQSSQNSSPSRDDQTTTKENVRKKITPRAACWNHFTKFVTEEGEKRARCNACDVTYTMESTSGSITNLNNHLKACLKRPRDLSKIPEDQEDVSRLSMMFEAQEKLKRFYNGF; the protein is encoded by the exons ATGAGTGATCCAAAGCGAGATGGTTCAACTCAAAGTTCACAAAATTCTTCCCCAAGTAGAGATGATCAAACAACAACCAAGGAAAATGTTCGAAAAAAGATTACTCCAAGGGCAGCTTGTTGGAACCATTTCACCAAATTTGTGACTGAAGAGGGGGAGAAGAGAGCAAGGTGCAATGCATGTGATGTTACTTACACAATGGAATCAACTTCGGGCTCTATAACGAATTTGAATAACCATTTGAAAGCATGCCTAAAAAGACCTCGAG ACTTATCCAAAATACCCGAAGATCAAGAAG ATGTTTCAAGATTATCAATGATGTTTGAAGCACAAGAAAAACTTAAACGTTTCTATAATGGTTTTTGA